One window of the Trueperaceae bacterium genome contains the following:
- a CDS encoding V-type ATP synthase subunit K: protein MKKVAVKVTAVLGFIAALALVATGFAQEAAEVAAAGDSVGAGLMALGAGLAIGLGAVGTGLAQASIGSAGAGTIAERPEAFGQVLIYLVIPETIIIFAFVIAFFLNGQIG from the coding sequence ATGAAGAAAGTCGCCGTGAAAGTAACCGCAGTTCTCGGATTCATCGCCGCTCTCGCCCTCGTCGCGACAGGTTTCGCGCAGGAGGCGGCCGAGGTGGCCGCCGCCGGAGACTCGGTCGGCGCGGGCCTCATGGCCCTCGGCGCCGGCTTGGCGATCGGCCTCGGCGCTGTCGGTACCGGTCTGGCGCAGGCCTCCATCGGTTCGGCTGGTGCGGGCACCATCGCCGAACGTCCCGAGGCCTTCGGTCAGGTCCTCATCTACCTGGTGATCCCCGAGACCATCATCATCTTCGCCTTCGTCATCGCCTTCTTCCTCAACGGCCAGATAGGCTGA
- a CDS encoding V-type ATPase 116kDa subunit family protein, producing MITPMDQLTVVGRRSIARELLQSLQSLGVVQVDPLEPEEGLSLVRYTLEGDDRQNRERWSKIVGRTDTLLSGLGARDEEPAPRSEAPSEVGEIERYLADLGPQVDNVVAERSRLRDELDLIRTYLPLFRTLAPTLAQLEGSRYLSGYAFLVAADAVAEVRSEVEDALGGNVAFASRPYGRQTLVTAAALKRDESTLRQALSRLGISPLTLPGRYADQGVAKAVHVMEERSQTLPRRIESLEQELRQLREANGGRLQAVHQLALNQQVRFEKLEDLLSGRYSVALRGWVPASETRRVIEGLRKQFGQGIVAASRPANEHHDHDVPVKLENPGWVRPFEMLLSLFAPPRYGSFDPSWTLAIFFPLYFGIVLGDIGFGLLFLALGLWLRNRGRNGSSLDLGPLGIVIPPASLPTIGTLVIWASVWGIVWGFIYGEFFGNFLEHWPHDNPVFYPPAHGDHGMIPILLFRVEEFTPLLLLTIGFGVLQVIGGWVIRAYYGALHHDRAHLWEGIGMVSGLIALVVFATAFLTGALGTAVWIVVIAGLAVFLLSVFLAGIPLMIIELISNSGNILSYLRLFAVGLSAALIANLATDIGFAIAGALPVPVVGALLGIIVALAVHLIAVALTIIGHTLQPLRLQYVEFFTKFGFYDANGRPYKPFRLLGGKA from the coding sequence GTGATCACGCCCATGGACCAGCTGACGGTGGTGGGCCGGCGGAGCATCGCCCGTGAGCTGCTGCAGAGCCTGCAGAGTCTCGGGGTGGTGCAGGTCGACCCGCTCGAGCCCGAAGAGGGTCTGTCGCTGGTCAGGTACACGCTCGAAGGCGACGACCGCCAGAACCGTGAGCGGTGGTCGAAGATCGTCGGTCGTACCGACACGCTTCTGAGCGGGCTCGGCGCGCGTGACGAGGAACCGGCGCCGCGGAGCGAAGCGCCCAGTGAGGTCGGCGAGATCGAGAGGTACCTCGCCGACCTCGGCCCCCAGGTCGACAACGTCGTGGCCGAGCGCTCGAGGTTGCGCGACGAACTCGACCTGATCCGCACCTACCTCCCGCTCTTCCGCACCCTCGCTCCTACCCTCGCTCAGCTGGAGGGCAGCCGTTATCTCAGCGGGTACGCCTTCCTGGTGGCCGCCGATGCCGTAGCCGAGGTCCGTAGTGAAGTCGAGGACGCCCTCGGCGGCAACGTCGCTTTCGCCTCGCGTCCCTACGGCCGTCAGACGCTCGTCACGGCCGCAGCCCTCAAGCGGGACGAGTCCACTCTCCGTCAGGCGCTCAGCAGGCTGGGAATCAGTCCGCTGACTCTTCCCGGCCGCTACGCCGACCAGGGTGTGGCGAAGGCCGTGCACGTGATGGAGGAGCGGTCCCAGACCCTCCCGCGACGGATCGAGTCGCTCGAGCAGGAGCTTCGGCAACTCCGGGAAGCGAACGGGGGACGCCTTCAGGCCGTCCATCAGCTCGCCCTCAACCAGCAGGTCCGCTTCGAGAAACTCGAAGACCTGCTCAGTGGCCGTTACAGCGTCGCCCTCCGCGGCTGGGTACCCGCCAGCGAGACGCGCAGGGTCATCGAGGGACTTCGCAAGCAGTTCGGGCAGGGAATCGTCGCCGCTTCTCGGCCCGCGAACGAGCATCACGATCACGACGTGCCCGTCAAGCTCGAGAACCCGGGCTGGGTTCGACCGTTCGAGATGCTGCTCTCCCTCTTCGCGCCACCTCGCTACGGAAGCTTCGACCCGAGCTGGACCCTGGCGATCTTCTTCCCGCTCTACTTCGGGATCGTCCTGGGCGACATCGGCTTCGGCCTGCTCTTCCTCGCCCTCGGCCTCTGGCTCAGGAATCGAGGCAGGAACGGCAGCTCTCTCGACCTGGGACCGCTGGGGATCGTCATCCCGCCCGCTTCGCTGCCGACCATCGGCACGCTGGTGATCTGGGCGTCCGTCTGGGGGATCGTCTGGGGCTTCATCTACGGAGAGTTCTTCGGCAACTTCCTCGAGCACTGGCCGCACGACAACCCGGTCTTCTACCCGCCTGCGCACGGGGACCACGGCATGATCCCGATCCTGCTCTTCCGTGTCGAGGAGTTCACGCCGCTGCTCCTGCTCACCATCGGTTTCGGGGTGCTGCAGGTGATCGGCGGCTGGGTGATCCGCGCCTACTACGGCGCGCTCCACCACGACCGGGCCCACCTCTGGGAGGGCATAGGCATGGTGTCGGGCCTCATCGCGCTGGTGGTCTTCGCCACCGCCTTCCTCACGGGGGCGCTCGGCACTGCCGTCTGGATCGTGGTGATCGCCGGCCTCGCCGTATTCCTGCTGAGCGTGTTCCTCGCAGGCATCCCGCTGATGATCATCGAGCTCATCTCGAACTCGGGCAACATCCTCAGCTATCTGCGACTGTTCGCGGTCGGCCTTTCGGCTGCTCTGATCGCCAATCTCGCTACCGACATCGGCTTCGCGATCGCCGGCGCCCTCCCGGTGCCCGTCGTGGGCGCGCTGTTGGGGATCATCGTCGCGCTCGCCGTGCATCTGATCGCGGTGGCGCTCACCATCATCGGACACACACTGCAGCCTCTGCGATTGCAGTATGTGGAGTTCTTCACCAAGTTCGGTTTCTACGACGCCAACGGGCGCCCGTACAAGCCATTCCGTCTTCTTGGAGGAAAAGCATGA
- a CDS encoding V-type ATPase subunit subunit G family protein: protein MEAQGEQLLQNLVDHEKAVIAKVEQAKRDAAAIIEKAQAEAAAVLEKARAEAAAFADSSRAETERQSAAAREEILARARAEAEKIEARAKGNRERAVDMVMERVLP from the coding sequence TTGGAAGCTCAAGGTGAACAACTGCTTCAGAACCTGGTCGACCACGAGAAGGCGGTGATCGCCAAGGTCGAACAGGCGAAGCGCGACGCCGCGGCGATCATCGAGAAGGCCCAGGCGGAAGCCGCAGCCGTCCTCGAGAAAGCGCGTGCCGAAGCGGCCGCGTTCGCCGACTCCTCTCGGGCCGAAACCGAGCGGCAGAGCGCGGCCGCACGCGAGGAGATCCTCGCGCGTGCCAGGGCCGAGGCCGAGAAGATAGAGGCACGCGCGAAGGGCAACCGTGAGCGCGCGGTCGACATGGTCATGGAGCGAGTACTGCCGTGA
- a CDS encoding N-6 DNA methylase, with protein sequence MRPQTVPDPRNKELGAYYTEARVASALCRWAMRSSSGRLLDPAFGGGVFLNAAVQLAGRQGLWELTGVELEEAAHARCAAHGSDSRLINADFFTLGRGDLPRMDAVVGNPPFIRFQRFTGGVRTLALRRARETGIDLPPLAGSWVAFVAHATTFLANGGRLAMVVPAEVGHAPSARPLLDLLHRSFVSVTLVSFRRSLFPHLDQETVLLLADGYGRGEGHLTSLVLPGPEALERPLPRQGDLPLDARALIEGRSALAHSWLEGPTLDLYTRLAERNEIIRLGDLARVESGYVTGANSHFHLSPRKAEEWRLPNGALVAAVFRPRALAGWRFGLPEWQAASLAGHAGYLVQAAGFEGDGAVGAFIERLREAGVHTRYKARHRRPWYRIGRVAAPPLILPSMGSGSLPLVHNAAAVAVPNTFHAVTPVEGAEAEALAACWRTSLTDLSLELEGHGLGGGLLKLDPGEARNVLLPSPALLPAGGPGRIAAAGDADAMRECADELLLRGALGLDRQEVAALRRAAADLRARRLRK encoded by the coding sequence ATGCGCCCCCAGACTGTGCCCGACCCCCGCAATAAGGAACTCGGCGCGTACTACACCGAGGCGCGGGTCGCCAGCGCCCTCTGCCGTTGGGCGATGCGCTCGTCGTCGGGGCGTCTGCTCGACCCCGCGTTCGGCGGTGGCGTGTTCCTGAACGCGGCCGTCCAGCTGGCCGGCAGACAGGGCCTCTGGGAGCTCACCGGTGTGGAACTCGAAGAGGCAGCGCACGCCCGCTGCGCGGCTCACGGCTCAGACTCGAGGCTAATCAACGCCGACTTCTTCACGCTAGGTCGCGGCGACCTCCCGCGGATGGACGCCGTCGTGGGCAACCCGCCCTTTATCCGCTTCCAGCGCTTCACCGGTGGCGTTCGAACGCTCGCACTCCGCCGCGCCCGTGAGACCGGGATCGACCTGCCGCCACTGGCGGGCTCATGGGTGGCGTTCGTAGCCCACGCCACGACGTTCCTCGCCAACGGAGGCAGGTTGGCGATGGTGGTGCCCGCCGAGGTGGGGCACGCGCCCTCCGCTCGCCCGCTGCTCGACCTGCTGCACCGTTCGTTCGTCAGCGTGACCCTCGTCTCGTTCCGGCGCTCGCTCTTCCCTCACCTCGACCAGGAAACGGTCCTGCTCCTCGCCGACGGTTACGGGAGGGGCGAGGGGCATCTCACCTCGCTGGTACTGCCCGGTCCCGAAGCGCTCGAGCGCCCCCTTCCGCGTCAGGGCGACCTTCCGCTCGACGCACGCGCGCTCATCGAGGGGAGGTCTGCGCTGGCGCATTCTTGGCTCGAAGGTCCGACGCTCGACCTCTACACGCGGCTCGCAGAGAGGAACGAGATCATCAGGCTCGGCGACCTCGCGCGAGTCGAGAGCGGCTACGTCACCGGCGCGAACTCCCACTTCCACCTGTCGCCTCGCAAGGCCGAAGAGTGGCGCCTCCCGAATGGCGCCCTGGTGGCCGCGGTCTTCAGACCTCGCGCACTGGCCGGCTGGAGATTCGGTCTCCCCGAGTGGCAGGCGGCTTCCCTGGCCGGCCACGCCGGCTACCTGGTGCAGGCGGCCGGATTCGAAGGCGACGGAGCGGTCGGGGCTTTCATCGAGAGGCTGCGGGAAGCGGGCGTCCATACTCGCTACAAGGCCCGTCACAGGCGGCCCTGGTATCGGATCGGCAGGGTTGCGGCCCCACCGCTGATCCTTCCTTCCATGGGCTCCGGCAGCCTGCCCCTCGTCCACAACGCGGCGGCCGTGGCGGTCCCGAATACTTTCCACGCCGTTACCCCGGTGGAGGGCGCCGAAGCCGAGGCTCTGGCAGCCTGCTGGCGCACCTCGCTCACGGATCTCAGCCTCGAACTCGAGGGGCACGGGTTGGGCGGCGGCCTCCTCAAGCTCGATCCGGGCGAAGCGCGCAACGTGCTCCTGCCGTCACCGGCATTGCTGCCGGCGGGGGGTCCGGGGCGCATCGCGGCGGCAGGAGATGCCGACGCGATGCGCGAGTGTGCCGACGAACTCCTGTTGCGCGGAGCGCTGGGGCTCGACCGTCAGGAGGTAGCGGCGTTGCGACGGGCCGCCGCTGACTTGCGAGCGAGGCGGTTGCGGAAGTAG